A region from the Metopolophium dirhodum isolate CAU chromosome 9, ASM1992520v1, whole genome shotgun sequence genome encodes:
- the LOC132951681 gene encoding guanine nucleotide-binding protein subunit gamma-1-like, whose product MDMMISNLQQQRQITEQLRREAAVKRIPVSQAIQDIIKYIREREMEDCLMVGFSSQKANPFREKSSCAVI is encoded by the coding sequence ATGGACATGATGATTTCCAATCTGCAACAGCAGCGGCAGATAACGGAACAGCTTCGCCGAGAAGCAGCTGTGAAACGTATACCCGTTTCACAAGCTatacaagatattataaaatatatcagggAACGAGAAATGGAAGATTGTCTAATGGTTGGTTTTTCATCGCAGAAAGCTAATCCATTCAGAGAGAAAAGTAGTTGTGCAGTTATTTAa
- the LOC132951678 gene encoding polycomb protein Scm: protein MQTNKMRGRPPKAKSTCTMCNDSKHPLNYVLPTQNGKKEFCSVNCLTEFRKEYVKNGCANCDNIIKGSPVKQENQDSTPKNFCSTACLNKHQRKEQTKKTVFGDVQVENPFSAHGNPVFDWDNYLKETSSSAAPTYCFKQHEVSPENEFKPSMKLEAVDPRNITSMCIATVIGVVGPRIRLRLDGGDNKNDFWRLVDSSELKPIGYTEKKGGMLQPPLGFRMNGSLFPMFLLKTLNGALYSPDTAFKSEPNTPTDNLFKVGQKIEAVDKKNPHLICVATIGDVNKNNIFVTFDGWRGAFDYWCSYDSRDIFPVGWCVKSGHPLQPPGHKGSRYSGSRPNSAQSSANVKQNFNDSINLTPDSASDLEAGIQESCSVFINHECKCGPFMDSSKLFELPKQLGPGLVQKVLKDTIQHLVNTAHDIQSVTTLMKKQGDSTCTITATYEGKSRVFKLPKIEKTDEFWDYIRTLLEDLSCCKNLLSPALNVCSECKLEKNVNEVIKNDNKSIKRHGSPESSTPDEVTVVTKKPCTTEPEMEAASSTTPTEGPIRLPVDPAEWSVEDVIQHINCIDLQLNTFADLFRKHEIDGKALLLLNSDTMMKYMGLKLGPALKLQNVINRLKPRRR from the exons ATGCAAACCAATAAAATGAGAG gtcGTCCTCCAAAGGCAAAATCAACATGTACTATGTGCAATGACTCAAAGCATCCTTTGAATTATGTATTACCTACACAGAATGGAAAAAAAGAATTTTGCTCTGTCAATTGTCTTACAGAATTTCGAAAAGAATATGtaaag AACGGATGTGCAAattgtgataatataattaaaggcTCTCCAGTTAAACAAGAAAATCAAGATTCTACACCAAAAAACTTTTGTTCAACTGCTTGTTTAAATAAACATCAAAGGAAAGAACAAACCAAAAAAA CTGTATTTGGAGATGTTCAAGTGGAAAATCCATTTTCTGCTCACGGTAATCCAGTATTTGATTGGGATAATTATCTCAAAGAAACATCAAGCTCAGCAGCTCCTACTTATTGTTTTAAACAG catGAAGTATCTCCGGAAAATGAATTCAAACCAAGTATGAAATTGGAAGCAGTGGATCCTCGAAACATAACATCCATGTGCATTGCAACTGTCATAGGTGTTGTTGGCCCCAGAATACGTCTTCGTCTAGATGGTGgagataataaaaatgatttttggcGATTAGTTGACTCTTCAGAATTAAAACCCATTggttatacagaaaaaaaaggCGGAATGTTACAACCCCCACttg gttttcgTATGAATGGTTCACTATTCCCTATGTTCCTATTGAAGACCCTAAATGGAGCTTTATATTCTCCCGATACTGCTTTTAAATCTGAACCTAATACTCCTACtgacaatttatttaaagttgGTCAAAAAATTGAAgcagttgataaaaaaaatccacatCTAATTTGTGTGGCAACTATTG gtgatgttaataaaaacaatatatttgttaCATTTGATGGATGGAGAGGTGCATTTGACTATTGGTGTTCATATGATTCTAGAGATATATTTCCAGTGGGATGGTGTGTAAAAAGTGGCCACCCACTTCAGCCACCTGGTCATAaag GATCTCGCTATTCAGGAAGTAGACCTAATAGTGCACAGTCTTCAGCAAATgtgaaacaaaattttaatgattctaTAAATTTAACCCCAGATAGTGCAAGTGATCTAGAAGCTGGTATCCAAGAATCATGTTCTG tatttataaaCCATGAGTGTAAGTGTGGCCCATTTATGGATTCTTCTAAATTGTTTGAACTTCCTAAGCAATTAGGGCCTGGATTAGTACAAAAAGTTTTGAAAGACACTATACAACATTTAGTAAACACTGCACATGATATTCAATCAGTTACGACATTGATGAAGAAACAAGGTGATAGTACATGTACAATAACag CTACATATGAAGGGAAATCCAGGGTTTTTAAATTACCGAAAATTGAGAAGACAGATGAGTTCTGGGATTATATCAGAACTCTGTTAGAAGATCTGTCATGCTGCAAAAATTTGTTAAGTCCCGCTTTAAATGTTTGCTCCGAGTGTAAACTAGAAaaga atgtgaacgaagtaataaaaaatgataataaaagtataaaacgacATGGTTCACCAGAAAGTTCAACTCCTGATGAAGTAACAGTAGTAACAAAAAAACCATGTACAACTGAACCTGAAATGGAAGCTGCATCTTCCACAACCCCAACTGAAGGACCAATAAGATTACCTGTAGACCCTGCAGAATGGTCTGTAGAAGATGTTATTCAACATATAAACTGTATAGATTTACAGTTAAATACATTTGCTGATCTTTTTAGAAAACAt gaaaTTGATGGAAAAGCCTTACTATTATTGAACTCTGATACAATGATGAAATACATGGGACTTAAATTAGGGCCTGCCTTAAAACTTCAAAACGTAATCAATAGATTAAAACCCCGACGGAGATAA